CAACAACTACTGCAAATGTAGGAACATATTTAAGCGTTTTGGGGAAAAGGGTTCTTTTGATTGATGCTGACATAGGTCTTAGGAATTTAGATGTTGTTATGGGACTTGAGAACAGAATTGTATTTGACATTGTAGATGTTGTAGAAGGAAGATGCAAACCAAAACAGGCTTTAATTAAGGATAAAAGGTTTGATGGACTTTACTTACTTCCTGCTGCCCAGTCAAAGGACAAAACTGCTGTTTCGCCTGAGCAAATGAAAGCTTTGTGCGAACAGTTGAAGGACGATTTTGATTTTATCTTGATTGACTGTCCTGCAGGAATTGAGCAAGGCTTTAGAAATGCAATTGCAGGTGCACAAAAAGCAATTGTGGTAACAACCCCGGAGGTATCTGCTGTACGTGACGCCGACAGGATTATTGGTCTTTTAGAAGCATATGAACTGCACAATCCTAAGCTTATTATAAACAGGATAAGATTTGATATGGTCAAACGTGGAGATATGATGGATATTGATGATATTCTTGAAATTCTTTCGATAGAACTTCTTGGAATAATACCTGACGATGAAAAGATTATAATATCTACTAACAAAGGAGAACCTGTTGTAATGGATGAAAAATCAAGAGCAGGACAAGAGTATAGAAATATAGCAAGAAGAATCTTGGGAGAGAATATTCCTATTGTGAATGAAGAAGAAAATTTAGGATTTTTGAGCAGGCTAAAAAAGCTTTTTG
The sequence above is drawn from the Caldicellulosiruptor bescii DSM 6725 genome and encodes:
- the minD gene encoding septum site-determining protein MinD, whose translation is MGEVYVITSGKGGVGKTTTTANVGTYLSVLGKRVLLIDADIGLRNLDVVMGLENRIVFDIVDVVEGRCKPKQALIKDKRFDGLYLLPAAQSKDKTAVSPEQMKALCEQLKDDFDFILIDCPAGIEQGFRNAIAGAQKAIVVTTPEVSAVRDADRIIGLLEAYELHNPKLIINRIRFDMVKRGDMMDIDDILEILSIELLGIIPDDEKIIISTNKGEPVVMDEKSRAGQEYRNIARRILGENIPIVNEEENLGFLSRLKKLFGLNNS